In Phormidium yuhuli AB48, one genomic interval encodes:
- a CDS encoding AAA family ATPase yields MSDKQDKPADIFNPIFKGTGTPATDDQGKPLIDSLPAPPTWRRADRRKQERGATFQAQPNEIELVNAALYLRRPLLVTGKPGVGKTSLAYAIARELNLGEVLYWPITTRTTLKDGLYLYDAIARLQDSTETERSGPNRFDNIGKYIRLGPLGTALLPADKPRILIVDEIDKSDIDLPNDLLYVFEEGTFEIPELTRIEDIKAEVDVRTAYRDEQEFTFNDEAGVVVEGKTTIAKGQVTCNQFPLMILTSNGERDFPPPFLRRCVRLTMQEPDEQRLTDIVKAHLRQEENGEDLIAASEEKIAALVRRFLDKRSHYSKGDLATDQLLNAIYLITRERRPNLPPDVSTPGDLIDRLWKHLSSSEDQQSDNRRRG; encoded by the coding sequence ATGAGTGACAAGCAAGACAAGCCAGCGGATATCTTCAATCCCATCTTCAAAGGGACGGGAACCCCCGCCACTGACGACCAGGGCAAACCCCTGATTGACAGCCTGCCCGCTCCCCCCACTTGGCGACGGGCCGATCGCCGCAAGCAAGAGCGGGGGGCCACTTTTCAAGCCCAGCCCAACGAGATTGAATTGGTGAATGCGGCCCTGTACCTGCGGCGACCGTTGTTGGTCACCGGTAAACCGGGGGTGGGCAAAACCTCTCTCGCCTATGCCATTGCCCGGGAACTCAATCTCGGGGAGGTGTTATATTGGCCCATCACCACCCGCACCACTCTCAAAGACGGGCTATATCTCTATGACGCGATCGCCCGCCTGCAAGACTCCACGGAAACCGAGCGCAGTGGGCCCAACCGCTTCGACAACATTGGCAAATACATTCGCCTGGGGCCCTTGGGCACGGCCCTGTTGCCCGCCGACAAACCCCGCATCCTGATTGTGGATGAAATCGACAAAAGCGATATCGACCTGCCCAATGACCTGCTCTATGTCTTTGAGGAGGGGACCTTCGAGATTCCTGAACTGACCCGGATTGAAGATATCAAAGCCGAGGTCGACGTGCGAACTGCCTACAGGGACGAGCAAGAATTTACCTTTAACGACGAGGCCGGGGTGGTGGTGGAGGGTAAAACCACCATCGCCAAGGGCCAGGTCACCTGTAATCAGTTTCCGCTGATGATTTTGACCAGTAACGGAGAGCGGGACTTTCCGCCGCCCTTTTTGCGGCGCTGTGTTCGCCTGACCATGCAAGAGCCTGATGAACAGCGGCTTACCGATATCGTTAAGGCTCATCTGCGACAGGAGGAGAATGGAGAGGACTTAATTGCCGCATCCGAGGAGAAAATTGCTGCTTTGGTCAGACGGTTTCTCGACAAACGCAGCCATTATAGTAAGGGAGATTTAGCCACGGACCAGCTTTTGAACGCTATTTATCTGATCACCCGTGAGCGTCGGCCCAATCTCCCCCCTGACGTGAGTACCCCTGGAGACTTAATTGACCGCCTGTGGAAGCATCTCAGCAGCAGCGAAGACCAACAATCGGACAATCGGCGCAGAGGCTGA
- a CDS encoding DUF2142 domain-containing protein, with protein sequence MTLHPPAVFLRIALAFGVILALLTPPFQSPDEHLHFYRALQIADGHLIASQQTGDCYGYSRYFEDDLCLGGKLPKSVLTTVRNVSQTDLRFDLNQRQQPQAILNLLPLPLHPQQRLFINFKTTALHSPIPYLPQALGIAIGQWLHLSPLGLMYLGRFSNLGVWLLAVTLSIRLTPLNPWLWVALALTPMSLFQAASLSVDVLTNGVAFLFIAWTLQQGRPEKTSQRLTLGEIVAFGGLAIALSLAKLAYFPLVFLLFLIPRRRFGPRRRYWLSLGSIILGSLLAVGLWSQVVSEIYIPLHPELSPQDQIHYVLRHPLQFVATLGRTAISQGGELARQFIGVLGWLDTPLPQGLIVSYWGLLAWLALVPPTPSQDLTGRQRGWLAIAALSSILVLCSLAYLWNFVGDPIIGGLQGRYFIPIAPLVGLLPSQRPWRTVPKLPPWLLVGYLLVSLSLTTWVLVQRYYGPV encoded by the coding sequence ATGACGCTGCATCCCCCTGCGGTTTTCCTGAGAATCGCCCTGGCCTTTGGGGTCATCTTGGCCCTTCTCACCCCTCCCTTCCAATCCCCCGACGAACATCTCCATTTCTACCGGGCCTTACAAATCGCCGACGGTCATCTCATCGCCAGCCAACAGACGGGAGACTGCTATGGCTACAGTCGCTATTTTGAGGATGACCTCTGTCTGGGGGGGAAACTTCCCAAAAGTGTTCTAACCACCGTTCGCAATGTCTCTCAAACCGACCTCCGCTTTGACCTTAACCAACGTCAACAGCCGCAAGCTATCCTAAATCTGCTTCCCCTTCCCCTCCATCCCCAGCAACGTCTCTTTATTAATTTCAAAACCACCGCCTTACATTCGCCAATTCCCTATCTTCCCCAAGCTTTGGGAATTGCGATCGGTCAGTGGTTGCATCTGTCTCCCCTGGGACTGATGTATTTGGGACGCTTCAGCAATTTAGGGGTTTGGCTGTTGGCGGTGACTCTTTCGATTCGTCTCACGCCGCTGAATCCTTGGTTGTGGGTGGCGTTGGCGTTAACCCCCATGTCTCTGTTTCAGGCCGCATCCCTATCGGTGGATGTTCTCACCAATGGGGTGGCGTTTTTGTTTATCGCTTGGACGTTACAGCAGGGACGGCCCGAGAAGACCTCACAGCGGTTGACCCTAGGGGAGATTGTAGCCTTTGGCGGTTTGGCGATCGCCCTCTCGTTGGCCAAACTGGCCTATTTCCCCCTGGTGTTCCTTCTCTTCCTGATTCCCCGCCGTCGTTTTGGACCTCGGCGACGCTATTGGCTAAGTTTGGGGTCGATTATTCTGGGGTCACTCTTAGCGGTGGGCCTTTGGTCCCAGGTGGTGTCTGAGATTTATATTCCCCTGCATCCTGAGTTATCCCCCCAAGACCAAATTCACTATGTTTTGCGTCATCCCTTGCAGTTTGTCGCCACCCTGGGCCGAACCGCTATCAGCCAAGGGGGAGAGTTGGCCCGACAGTTTATTGGGGTGTTGGGATGGCTAGATACTCCGCTTCCCCAGGGATTGATTGTCTCCTACTGGGGCCTGTTAGCATGGCTGGCCTTAGTTCCCCCCACCCCCAGTCAAGACTTGACCGGGCGACAGCGGGGTTGGCTTGCGATCGCCGCCCTATCCAGTATTCTAGTTCTGTGTAGTTTAGCCTATCTCTGGAACTTCGTCGGAGACCCCATCATTGGCGGCTTACAGGGACGCTATTTCATCCCCATTGCCCCACTTGTGGGACTGCTTCCCTCGCAACGTCCCTGGCGTACTGTTCCCAAACTTCCCCCCTGGCTACTGGTTGGCTATCTTCTAGTCTCCCTTAGCCTCACCACTTGGGTCCTCGTCCAACGCTATTATGGCCCCGTCTAA
- a CDS encoding formylglycine-generating enzyme family protein: protein MEASQQQRRPTIGQSAQRLRQQLGLDLDALDLADAFWLAQFIESDMSSAAPTTASGQDTPASSTDDPSTDPAPRRDKPEVNLYAEPRQTPAAAPTSDADNLEDGTETEDTETEDTETEDTETEDTETEDTETEDTETEDTETEDTSPTPPFPAPAAPALRTRLELGRSLRPLMRKVPSRLRQELDEAATVKQIAETGLWIPVVRPEAERWLELDFVVEDSKTTVIWERTIAELEQLMAYQGAFRTLRTWRLALPESASAPEIQLFPRWRDSREKHAAQRPRSPRELLDPSRRRLVLLLTDCTSSLWWRGIIQDILWSWAEVQPVSIMQLFPERLWTRTALSMGHIVRLGATAPGVPSARLDVTGLPQPQLWDLEDEMDPEETETDPVAAPDRRLVLPIVTPNPQPLKRWAQVIAGSGHEEIPGRVFELSWVQQMVQEQVPDSGGHPRTARQRVAQFRATASDLAQQLAGYMAATPVSLPVIDLLRDEFVPDARQDHVAEVLLSGLLQRCDADEEPDPCRYQFFGDDEPAGAAQRVRDLLLDSVPMRQSRQVLEQLSQRMTDRAGNSLKSFEAFLAAVEESGADLSAAALPLAQVGLDVLHRLGGPHAALARRYETVRQDTGPGRRTSSGSPALQTEEFTVVTFEVESDNVPPEVAPTPALESFDFTVATIQSRQTWFGLGKKWVIHRQEQQGYRFLELLPGDITLEMVAIPEGSFVMGSPDDEPERRDNESPQHEVTVPSFFMGRYPVTQAQWRLVAAMPQLERELKPDPSHFKGDNRPVEQVSWYDAMEFCARLSAHTGREYRLPSEAEWEYACRAGTTTPFHFGEMITTEVANYDGNSTYNGGPKGDNRGETTPVGHFGIANAWGLSDMHGNVWEWCLDHWHNNYGKAPTDGSAWLSEDEGSTRVLRGGSWLDVPRHCRSASRYPDTPRNDGSDDGFRLVSVAPRTL from the coding sequence GTGGAAGCATCTCAGCAGCAGCGAAGACCAACAATCGGACAATCGGCGCAGAGGCTGAGACAGCAGCTTGGGCTTGACCTGGATGCCCTCGATTTAGCCGATGCCTTTTGGCTGGCTCAGTTTATTGAGTCGGACATGTCGTCAGCCGCTCCCACCACCGCCTCTGGACAAGATACCCCTGCCAGCAGTACGGACGACCCCTCAACTGACCCCGCACCCCGTAGGGATAAGCCTGAGGTTAATCTGTATGCCGAGCCTCGCCAGACTCCTGCTGCTGCTCCTACCTCAGATGCGGACAACCTTGAGGATGGCACGGAGACAGAGGACACTGAGACAGAGGACACTGAGACAGAGGACACTGAGACAGAGGACACTGAGACAGAGGACACTGAGACAGAGGATACTGAAACAGAGGACACTGAGACAGAGGACACCTCCCCAACCCCTCCTTTTCCCGCCCCCGCAGCCCCGGCCCTGCGCACCCGCTTGGAGTTAGGGCGATCGCTGCGGCCCCTAATGCGTAAAGTGCCATCCCGCTTGCGCCAGGAACTCGACGAAGCTGCCACCGTCAAGCAAATCGCCGAGACGGGCCTCTGGATTCCCGTGGTGCGCCCTGAAGCCGAACGCTGGCTGGAGCTAGATTTCGTTGTCGAAGACTCCAAAACCACGGTCATTTGGGAGCGAACCATCGCCGAACTGGAACAGCTCATGGCCTATCAGGGAGCCTTTAGAACCCTGCGCACCTGGCGCTTAGCCCTGCCAGAGTCAGCCAGCGCCCCTGAGATTCAACTGTTCCCCCGTTGGCGCGACTCTAGGGAAAAACACGCGGCCCAGCGTCCCCGCAGCCCCCGGGAACTGCTCGACCCCAGTCGGCGGCGACTGGTGCTGCTGTTGACGGACTGTACCTCGTCTCTCTGGTGGCGGGGCATCATTCAGGACATCCTCTGGAGCTGGGCAGAGGTGCAGCCAGTCTCGATTATGCAGCTATTTCCCGAGCGGCTCTGGACTCGGACAGCCCTCAGCATGGGTCATATTGTCCGGCTGGGGGCTACGGCTCCCGGTGTGCCCAGTGCTCGACTGGACGTGACCGGACTCCCCCAGCCGCAGCTATGGGACTTAGAAGATGAGATGGACCCCGAGGAGACCGAGACTGACCCCGTTGCCGCCCCTGACCGCCGCCTGGTGTTGCCCATTGTCACCCCCAATCCTCAACCCCTGAAGCGTTGGGCCCAGGTGATTGCTGGCAGTGGCCATGAGGAGATTCCAGGGCGAGTGTTTGAGCTGTCCTGGGTGCAGCAGATGGTCCAGGAGCAAGTACCGGACTCTGGGGGTCATCCCCGGACGGCGCGGCAACGGGTGGCCCAATTTCGAGCCACCGCTTCAGACCTAGCACAGCAGTTGGCTGGATACATGGCAGCGACTCCAGTGAGCCTGCCTGTGATTGATTTGTTGCGGGATGAGTTTGTGCCCGATGCCCGTCAAGACCATGTCGCGGAAGTGCTACTGAGTGGTCTTCTGCAACGCTGTGATGCTGATGAGGAGCCGGACCCCTGCCGCTACCAGTTTTTTGGCGATGATGAGCCGGCTGGGGCAGCTCAGCGAGTTCGCGACTTGCTCTTGGACAGTGTTCCCATGCGCCAATCCCGGCAGGTGTTAGAGCAGCTATCCCAGCGGATGACAGACCGAGCTGGTAATAGCCTCAAAAGCTTTGAAGCCTTCCTGGCAGCGGTTGAGGAGTCAGGGGCAGACTTGAGCGCAGCTGCGTTGCCTCTGGCTCAGGTCGGTTTGGATGTGTTGCACCGTTTGGGGGGACCCCATGCTGCTCTTGCCAGACGCTATGAGACGGTACGGCAAGATACAGGACCAGGTAGACGGACCTCCTCTGGCTCGCCGGCGCTGCAAACGGAGGAGTTTACCGTTGTCACGTTTGAGGTGGAGTCTGATAACGTGCCGCCCGAGGTTGCACCCACGCCAGCCCTAGAGTCCTTTGACTTTACCGTTGCGACTATCCAATCGAGACAGACATGGTTCGGTCTTGGGAAAAAATGGGTCATCCACCGCCAGGAGCAGCAGGGCTACCGTTTCCTGGAACTGCTGCCGGGGGACATCACCTTAGAGATGGTTGCCATCCCGGAGGGGAGTTTTGTGATGGGTTCCCCAGACGATGAACCTGAGCGCCGTGATAATGAATCTCCCCAGCATGAGGTGACGGTTCCCTCGTTTTTCATGGGTCGCTATCCGGTCACTCAAGCCCAGTGGCGGCTGGTGGCTGCCATGCCCCAACTGGAAAGGGAGTTAAAGCCGGACCCATCCCACTTTAAAGGCGATAATCGCCCGGTGGAACAGGTGAGTTGGTACGATGCTATGGAATTTTGCGCCCGGTTGTCGGCTCACACTGGGCGAGAGTACCGTTTGCCCAGTGAAGCCGAGTGGGAATATGCCTGTCGAGCCGGTACAACCACGCCGTTTCATTTTGGAGAGATGATTACAACGGAGGTGGCAAATTACGATGGTAACTCGACCTACAACGGCGGACCCAAGGGAGATAACCGAGGAGAGACCACCCCAGTCGGCCACTTTGGCATCGCTAACGCCTGGGGTTTATCAGATATGCATGGCAATGTTTGGGAGTGGTGTTTAGACCATTGGCATAACAATTACGGTAAAGCTCCAACCGATGGTAGCGCCTGGTTGAGCGAGGATGAAGGTTCAACACGAGTGCTACGCGGCGGTTCTTGGCTCGACGTTCCGAGGCATTGCCGTTCCGCCTCTCGCTACCCCGACACCCCGCGCAACGACGGCAGCGACGATGGTTTTCGTCTTGTGAGTGTTGCCCCGAGGACTCTGTAA
- the rfbD gene encoding dTDP-4-dehydrorhamnose reductase yields the protein MRILLTGVNGQLGTELQKTLVPLGEVIGVGRDRLDLSQTDSIPPVVEEIQPDLIINCAAYTAVDKAETEVELAHQVNAIAPGTLAKAASQVGATLLHISTDYVFDGTQSRPYLETDTTNPIGEYGKSKFAGEMAILQTGDPHIILRTAWVYGVGGTGNFVKTMLRLGKEREEIRVVADQVGSPSWTGDIAGAIAKIAGRHQHLEGTYHFTNSGVASWYDFAVAIFEEAAALGFPLEVKRVVPITTADYPTPAQRPAYSVLSGKKLEAILNEPAPHWRQGLRQMVTGLQASLNR from the coding sequence ATGCGGATTTTGTTAACCGGTGTGAACGGACAATTGGGGACTGAGTTGCAGAAAACCTTGGTTCCCCTGGGAGAGGTGATTGGCGTGGGCCGCGATCGCCTGGATTTATCCCAAACTGACTCCATTCCCCCCGTGGTTGAGGAGATTCAGCCCGATTTAATCATTAACTGTGCCGCCTATACCGCCGTGGACAAAGCCGAAACAGAGGTGGAGTTGGCCCATCAGGTGAATGCGATCGCCCCGGGAACTCTAGCTAAAGCCGCCAGTCAGGTGGGGGCGACTCTGCTTCATATCTCCACCGATTACGTCTTCGATGGCACTCAAAGCCGTCCTTACCTGGAAACCGACACCACCAACCCCATCGGCGAATATGGTAAGTCCAAATTTGCCGGGGAAATGGCAATTTTGCAAACTGGAGACCCTCATATTATCCTACGGACTGCCTGGGTCTATGGCGTTGGGGGAACCGGCAACTTCGTCAAAACCATGTTGCGACTGGGGAAAGAACGAGAGGAAATCCGAGTGGTAGCCGATCAGGTGGGGAGTCCGTCCTGGACTGGGGATATTGCTGGGGCGATCGCCAAAATTGCCGGGCGTCACCAACACCTCGAAGGGACTTATCACTTTACCAACAGTGGTGTCGCCAGTTGGTATGACTTCGCCGTGGCCATCTTTGAAGAAGCCGCCGCCTTAGGATTTCCCCTAGAGGTTAAACGAGTCGTTCCCATCACCACCGCCGACTATCCCACCCCCGCTCAACGTCCCGCCTATTCCGTCTTATCCGGGAAAAAACTAGAAGCTATATTAAATGAGCCTGCACCCCACTGGCGTCAGGGGTTACGCCAGATGGTAACGGGGTTGCAGGCCTCTCTTAACCGCTGA
- the avd gene encoding diversity-generating retroelement protein Avd, with translation MSDLPVIQKTHDLIQWYVPILNRLPKAHKFTLGDRIVSRLYDILEGLIQARYSRDKLAKLYELNLQLEVLRHQTRLLLDFELISAKRYAYVGQQINGIGVEIGGWIKQQKAS, from the coding sequence ATGAGCGACCTACCGGTTATCCAAAAGACCCATGACCTGATTCAGTGGTATGTTCCCATTCTCAACCGCCTACCCAAAGCCCATAAGTTCACCCTGGGGGATCGGATTGTTTCTAGACTCTACGACATCCTAGAGGGACTAATCCAAGCCCGCTACAGTCGTGATAAGTTGGCCAAACTTTATGAGCTGAATCTACAGCTCGAAGTCTTGCGTCACCAAACCCGGCTGCTACTGGATTTTGAGTTGATCTCAGCTAAACGTTACGCCTACGTGGGTCAGCAGATTAACGGTATTGGGGTAGAAATCGGTGGTTGGATCAAGCAACAAAAAGCATCATGA
- a CDS encoding methyltransferase domain-containing protein has translation MQTLHQSLVMNRRVQVLARHLASLIPNTQPLQGLDVGCGSGEIALAIQQLRPHTQLKGVDVLVRPQTVIPVEAFDGQTLPYPDNHVDLVLLVDVLHHTHHPQKLLQECTRVAKQAILIKDHTANNPFDELRLRFMDWVGNRSYGVSLPYNYLSSSQWNHLFEELGWSPEIKRTQLHLYPSPFTYIFDGNLHFVARLKPTP, from the coding sequence ATGCAAACTCTCCATCAATCCCTCGTCATGAACCGTCGGGTTCAAGTCCTCGCCCGTCATCTTGCCAGCCTCATTCCCAACACCCAACCCCTCCAGGGCCTCGACGTCGGCTGTGGAAGCGGTGAAATTGCCCTCGCCATCCAGCAACTACGTCCCCACACCCAACTTAAAGGCGTTGACGTTCTCGTCCGTCCCCAAACCGTGATTCCCGTCGAAGCCTTTGACGGGCAAACCCTGCCCTACCCCGACAACCATGTGGATTTGGTTTTACTCGTCGATGTCCTCCACCACACCCACCATCCCCAGAAACTCCTACAAGAATGTACTCGCGTTGCCAAACAGGCCATTCTGATTAAAGACCATACCGCCAACAACCCCTTCGACGAATTGCGTTTACGCTTTATGGACTGGGTGGGAAATCGTAGCTATGGAGTCTCCCTTCCCTATAACTACCTCTCCTCTAGTCAATGGAACCATCTCTTTGAGGAATTAGGCTGGTCTCCTGAGATTAAACGAACCCAACTTCATCTCTATCCCAGTCCCTTCACCTATATCTTCGATGGAAACCTGCATTTTGTAGCCCGCCTCAAACCCACCCCCTAA
- a CDS encoding VMAP-C domain-containing protein translates to MAPQVELSRDDYEKAIARIFVYHPDTQEKIAVGTGFLVAPGYVLTCAHVVLQALGCHDKSEFKAASDPPDQTIRLDFPVVNSPAIEAKVVEWEPYAIDNGDIAGLKLLTAAPPSLHPLPLIRCRCEEIQDQTHGVYGFADDVGNRTDAYRPKANAAGGRFQLWKPGDNPPDETIQGGFSGAAVWNQERRGAIGMIATATSSKSDRSKAYAIGEALLFPVVQRLFARSLYDCIQDHLNPAIYRASETAFWLCDADGGSSQDGLLARLLDLAELPSRGWQEEEREIDRLTQWAGYFSVMDGLPSELVDVLEAWVGLRQFDFNKLYTRANRDRQERQVSSGNTLKHLMVQIKPDEENTANVKLWAWVIDDRDRYDPLEPPQPRLKDEIVPWRDVPQFLDSWLKGRRDLPELMLHCFVARQDLGWDLDAQETQNGLSLGSRYKLVMRTDLSQSPTVPQYYSRWEKQWAAVEERQREKASSTFVRGDCSSNTKRLFGQLRKAEMAILENLPNDKHKVEEIFQFLAEEGCWPIVLWVRHHEVCQQLDPLLDCAVIDLPEQVYNARSDTLELEPGEDALGCHLTLVWEDFKVIPPTWEPLNQQVC, encoded by the coding sequence GTGGCACCACAAGTAGAACTCAGTCGCGACGATTACGAAAAGGCGATCGCCCGAATCTTTGTATATCACCCAGACACTCAGGAGAAAATAGCTGTTGGCACGGGGTTCTTAGTCGCCCCCGGCTATGTGCTGACCTGTGCCCATGTGGTGTTGCAGGCTCTAGGCTGTCATGACAAGAGTGAATTTAAAGCCGCCTCTGACCCCCCAGACCAAACTATCCGTCTCGACTTTCCCGTGGTCAATAGCCCAGCCATTGAGGCGAAGGTGGTGGAGTGGGAGCCGTATGCGATCGATAACGGGGATATTGCCGGGTTGAAGTTATTAACGGCTGCTCCCCCCTCGTTACACCCCCTTCCTCTGATTCGATGTCGTTGCGAAGAGATACAGGATCAGACACATGGAGTGTATGGCTTTGCCGATGATGTGGGGAACCGCACCGATGCCTACCGCCCCAAGGCCAACGCGGCGGGGGGGCGCTTTCAGCTCTGGAAACCTGGCGATAACCCACCTGATGAGACGATTCAAGGGGGGTTTAGTGGTGCGGCGGTCTGGAACCAGGAGCGCAGGGGGGCGATCGGTATGATTGCTACGGCGACAAGTTCAAAGAGCGATCGCAGTAAAGCCTACGCCATTGGGGAAGCGTTACTCTTCCCTGTCGTGCAGAGGCTGTTTGCCCGCAGTCTATATGATTGCATCCAAGACCACTTGAACCCGGCAATTTACAGGGCTAGCGAGACGGCCTTTTGGCTCTGTGATGCGGATGGCGGTTCTAGTCAGGATGGCCTGCTTGCTCGGTTACTTGATTTAGCTGAATTACCGAGTCGCGGCTGGCAGGAGGAGGAGCGGGAGATTGACCGCCTGACCCAGTGGGCGGGATACTTCTCGGTGATGGATGGTCTGCCTTCAGAACTGGTGGATGTTCTGGAAGCCTGGGTGGGCTTGCGACAGTTTGATTTTAACAAGTTGTACACACGAGCCAATCGCGATCGCCAGGAGCGCCAAGTGTCTTCAGGCAATACACTGAAACACCTGATGGTGCAGATTAAGCCTGATGAAGAGAATACTGCTAATGTCAAACTCTGGGCGTGGGTGATTGATGACCGCGATCGCTACGACCCCCTAGAACCGCCTCAACCTCGTCTCAAGGATGAAATCGTGCCTTGGAGGGACGTTCCCCAGTTCTTGGATTCCTGGTTAAAGGGAAGACGAGATCTCCCTGAACTGATGTTGCATTGCTTTGTGGCTCGGCAAGATCTAGGCTGGGACTTAGATGCTCAGGAAACCCAGAATGGCTTGAGTCTGGGCAGCCGGTACAAGCTGGTGATGCGCACAGACCTGAGCCAGTCTCCCACGGTCCCGCAATACTACAGCCGTTGGGAAAAGCAGTGGGCAGCGGTGGAGGAACGGCAGAGAGAAAAAGCTAGTAGCACCTTTGTCCGTGGCGACTGTAGCAGCAATACAAAACGTCTGTTTGGACAATTGCGCAAGGCTGAGATGGCGATTTTAGAAAATCTCCCCAATGACAAACACAAAGTGGAGGAGATTTTTCAGTTTCTCGCTGAGGAAGGCTGCTGGCCCATTGTCCTCTGGGTCAGACATCATGAGGTCTGTCAGCAGCTCGATCCGCTACTCGATTGTGCGGTCATTGACCTGCCTGAACAGGTTTACAACGCCCGTTCAGATACTCTTGAATTAGAGCCGGGTGAGGATGCCCTGGGTTGCCATTTGACTCTGGTATGGGAAGATTTTAAGGTCATCCCGCCCACATGGGAACCGTTGAATCAACAGGTGTGCTGA
- a CDS encoding CU044_2847 family protein: protein MARLVEFDLGNGETVLIEVEDVESDGIEPVSKRPGEVAAQARKTFAEALDTLKPMVENIKARLDGMTEPADEVQVKFSVKLTGEVGAVVTKVGGEATYEITLKWHHK, encoded by the coding sequence ATGGCAAGACTGGTTGAATTTGATTTAGGGAATGGTGAAACAGTTTTGATTGAGGTCGAGGATGTTGAGTCTGATGGTATTGAGCCAGTCTCGAAGCGACCCGGTGAGGTGGCGGCTCAAGCGAGAAAGACCTTCGCCGAAGCCCTCGACACCCTGAAACCTATGGTAGAAAACATTAAGGCCCGCCTCGATGGTATGACTGAACCCGCTGATGAGGTGCAAGTCAAATTTAGCGTCAAACTCACTGGCGAAGTTGGGGCAGTGGTGACGAAGGTGGGCGGTGAGGCAACTTACGAAATTACCTTGAAGTGGCACCACAAGTAG
- a CDS encoding DUF4168 domain-containing protein, whose amino-acid sequence MLKQLLAGSTLMGLLLFGGASTVNAQQAPAPQPGGMQETPQMDVSESDLERFAIAIQQIQAIERQAQAQMIEVIEAQGLTIDRFNEIAQSQQDPEMQAQVDVSNEEAQTFEQAVERISGIRQEAEMEMETAVQQEGLDVQEFNMISQAVQQDPSLQQRVMEMLGN is encoded by the coding sequence ATGCTTAAGCAACTACTGGCTGGAAGTACCCTGATGGGATTGTTACTGTTCGGGGGGGCATCCACCGTAAACGCTCAGCAAGCACCCGCACCTCAACCTGGGGGGATGCAAGAGACCCCTCAAATGGATGTCAGTGAGTCGGATTTAGAACGCTTCGCCATCGCTATTCAACAAATCCAGGCCATTGAACGACAGGCCCAGGCTCAAATGATTGAGGTGATTGAAGCCCAAGGACTTACGATTGACCGGTTCAACGAAATTGCTCAAAGCCAACAAGACCCTGAAATGCAGGCTCAGGTAGATGTCTCCAATGAGGAGGCGCAAACTTTTGAACAAGCTGTTGAACGGATTTCCGGAATTCGCCAAGAGGCGGAAATGGAAATGGAAACGGCTGTGCAACAAGAAGGCTTAGATGTCCAGGAATTCAACATGATTTCCCAAGCCGTGCAGCAAGATCCCTCCCTGCAACAGCGGGTGATGGAAATGCTCGGAAACTAG
- the rfbC gene encoding dTDP-4-dehydrorhamnose 3,5-epimerase has protein sequence MNVISTEIPDVLLIEPQVFGDHRGFFFESFNHERFEDKTGVKTQFVQDNHSRSSQGVLRGLHYQIQQAQGKLLRATVGEIFDVAVDLRKQSPSFGQWVGYRLTAENKRQLWIPPGFAHGFAVLSDVAEVLYKTTDYYAQEHERSILWNDPDLGIDWQLGDIEPRLSAKDEAGVLLKDAEVFE, from the coding sequence ATGAACGTCATTTCCACAGAAATTCCTGATGTGTTACTAATTGAACCTCAAGTTTTTGGTGACCACCGAGGTTTCTTTTTTGAGAGTTTCAATCATGAACGCTTTGAAGATAAAACCGGTGTTAAAACCCAATTTGTACAGGATAATCACTCTCGTTCCAGTCAAGGAGTTCTGCGGGGATTGCATTATCAAATTCAGCAAGCCCAAGGCAAACTCTTACGGGCAACTGTAGGAGAAATTTTTGATGTTGCGGTGGATCTTCGCAAGCAATCGCCCAGCTTTGGGCAATGGGTGGGCTATCGGTTGACTGCCGAGAATAAACGCCAACTCTGGATTCCACCAGGCTTTGCTCATGGGTTTGCCGTTCTCTCCGACGTGGCAGAAGTGCTATACAAAACTACCGATTACTATGCCCAAGAGCATGAACGTAGTATTCTTTGGAATGACCCGGATTTAGGGATTGATTGGCAGTTGGGAGACATAGAACCTCGACTCTCTGCCAAGGATGAAGCCGGGGTGTTGCTGAAAGACGCGGAGGTGTTTGAATAA